A single genomic interval of Bos indicus isolate NIAB-ARS_2022 breed Sahiwal x Tharparkar chromosome 5, NIAB-ARS_B.indTharparkar_mat_pri_1.0, whole genome shotgun sequence harbors:
- the ZBED4 gene encoding zinc finger BED domain-containing protein 4, producing MENQREPRPQGAGDSENTNLKIEEEDDSHTPNHSVERMDLGSEPEAGRQVGRGREQAEGGEVGCAGRPPGRRASPEPEDDYGALLAQYSSTLYSVAMEAVTQSLLSGRGLGSRKKSPAWKHFFISPRDSTKAVCTYCMKEFSRGKNEKDLSTSCLMRHVRRAHPTALAGDPAPAPRPGPPPADPGGPLLPRATSKGPAPLQATEEASSAVSSEEAASDALASERYGRDEGPAGPPAHAPRLHCSEPAENGAEKNLPLPRSGCGSRRRSAVWKHFYLSPLDSSKAVCVHCMNEFSRGKNGKDLGTSCLIRHMWRAHRAIVLRESGGGPGAPAAGPAPPLGPAQPPDAEPGPLPASPGRALQDPASAASSPDRPAEELPVLWGHGAAASPSSDAGEASWGSSPETQPGGAPSPRLREPGAVFQQNKKVMKRLKSEVWHHFSLAPTDSLKALCRHCGCAISRGKRGDVGTSCLMRHLYRRHPEVAGGQKGFLGAGLASSPYATLASAETSSSRLTNLPTMVTKNHQAVFPVNSKKTSKLWNHFSICSADPTKVACLHCGRTISRGKKPTNLGTSCLLRHLQRFHSGVLKPEGARAAPPSPPDTQAPLGGPLAGAAASDDGSEKFYDSHPVAKKITSLIAEMIALDLQPYSLVDNVGFNRLLAYLKPQYSLPPPAYFSRTAIPGMYEDVKHVIMAHLQEAESGVVHFTSGIWMSSQTREYLTLTAHWVTFEPAARPRCEDHHCSALLDVSQVDCDYSGSSIRKQLECWWEAWVTSTGLQVGITVTDNPSIGKTLNEGARSSVPCFSHTVNLIVSEAIKSQRMVQSLLSTARKICERVQRSPRAKAKLAELQREYGLPPHHLLQDVPSRWSTSFHMLERLLEQKRAVNALSAECDFRELLSCDQWEVMQSVCHALKPFAAASREMSAHVSTLSQVIPMIHILTRRVEMLFQETMGIDTMLRALREAMVSRLSATLHDPRYVLATLLDPRYKASLFSEEEAEQCKQDLIRELETLDPTSEPTPVPSGCEPGSPPRDCTGEESLWALMAKLKKSERGGRPKVPEDMVLAYLEEEVLEHSCDPLAYWSLKRAAWPSLSALAVRFLGCPPSIVPSERLFSTPPENGSFGQSRLLMEHFEKLIFLKVNLPLICFQY from the coding sequence ATGGAGAACCAGCGGGAGCCTCGTCCCCAGGGAGCAGGTGATTCGGAGAATACAAACttgaaaatagaagaggaagatGACTCGCACACCCCTAATCACAGTGTGGAGAGAATGGACTTGGGAAGTGAGCCGGAGGCCGGGAGGCAGGTGGGCCGCGGCCGGGAGCAGGCGGAGGGCGGCGAGGTGGGCTGCGCGGGCCGGCCCCCCGGGCGGCGCGCCTCCCCCGAGCCCGAGGACGACTACGGGGCGCTGCTGGCGCAGTACAGCAGCACCCTGTACAGCGTGGCCATGGAGGCCGTGACGCAGAGCCTGCTCTCCGGCCGCGGCCTGGGCTCCAGGAAGAAGTCCCCGGCCTGGAAGCACTTCTTCATCTCGCCGCGGGACAGCACCAAGGCCGTGTGCACCTACTGCATGAAGGAGTTCAGCCGCGGCAAGAACGAGAAGGACCTGAGCACCAGCTGCCTGATGCGGCACGTGCGGAGGGCGCACCCCACCGCGCTGGCGGGGGACCCCGCCCCGGCGCCGCGCCCCGGGCCCCCGCCCGCCGACCCCGGGGGCCCGCTGCTCCCCCGGGCGACCTCCAAGGGCCCGGCTCCCCTCCAGGCGACGGAGGAGGCCAGCTCCGCGGTCTCTTCCGAAGAGGCCGCCTCGGACGCACTGGCCTCGGAGAGGTACGGCCGGGACGAGGGCCCGGCGGGGCCGCCCGCGCACGCGCCCCGCCTGCACTGCAGCGAGCCTGCCGAGAACGGGGCGGAGAAGAACCTGCCCCTGCCGCGGAGCGGGTGCGGGTCCCGCCGGCGGTCGGCCGTCTGGAAGCACTTCTACCTGTCGCCCCTGGACAGCTCCAAGGCCGTGTGTGTCCACTGCATGAACGAGTTCAGCCGCGGCAAGAACGGGAAGGACCTGGGCACCAGCTGCCTCATCAGGCACATGTGGCGGGCGCACCGTGCCATCGTGCTGCGCGAGAGCGGCGGCGGCCCCGGGGCGCCTGCCGCCGGCCCCGCGCCGCCCCTCGGGCCCGCCCAGCCGCCGGACGCGGAGCCCGGGCCCCTGCCGGCGTCTCCAGGGAGGGCGCTCCAGGACCCCGCCTCCGCAGCCTCCTCCCCTGACCGGCCGGCAGAGGAGCTGCCGGTGCTCTGGGGCCACGGGGCCGCGGCGTCCCCCTCCTCCGACGCCGGCGAGGCCTCGTGGGGGTCGTCTCCCGAGACGCAGCCGGGTGGCGCGCCGAGCCCTCGGCTGCGGGAGCCGGGCGCCGTGTTCCAGCAGAACAAGAAGGTGATGAAGCGGCTGAAGTCGGAGGTGTGGCACCACTTCTCGCTGGCGCCCACGGACAGCCTTAAGGCCCTGTGCAGGCACTGCGGCTGCGCCATCAGCCGGGGCAAGCGGGGCGACGTGGGCACCAGTTGCCTCATGCGGCACCTCTACAGGCGCCACCCCGAGGTGGCCGGGGGCCAGAAGGGCTTCCTGGGGGCCGGCCTGGCCAGCTCGCCCTATGCCACCCTGGCTTCCGCCGAAACGTCCTCCTCCCGGTTGACAAACCTGCCGACCATGGTCACCAAAAACCATCAAGCTGTGTTTCCCGTCAACAGCAAGAAGACCTCCAAGCTGTGGAATCATTTTTCTATCTGCTCCGCAGACCCCACGAAGGTCGCGTGCCTGCACTGTGGCCGGACCATCAGCCGGGGCAAGAAGCCCACAAACCTGGGCACCAGCTGCCTGCTGCGGCACCTGCAGCGCTTCCACAGCGGCGTGCTGAAGCCCGAGGGCGCCCGGgctgccccaccctcccctcctgaCACCCAGGCACCCCTGGGCGGGCCGTTGGCAGGTGCCGCCGCCTCTGACGACGGCAGCGAGAAGTTTTACGATTCTCACCCCGTTGCTAAGAAAATCACAAGTCTCATTGCTGAGATGATTGCCCTTGACCTCCAGCCGTACTCGCTGGTGGACAACGTTGGCTTCAATAGGCTGCTGGCATACTTGAAACCTCAGTACTCCCTGCCCCCGCCGGCCTACTTCTCCCGGACGGCCATCCCGGGCATGTACGAGGACGTGAAGCACGTCATCATGGCACACCTGCAGGAAGCCGAGAGCGGTGTGGTCCACTTCACGTCGGGCATCTGGATGAGCAGCCAGACGCGGGAGTACCTGACCCTCACGGCGCACTGGGTCACCTTCGAGCCCGCGGCCCGGCCGCGCTGCGAGGATCACCACTGCTCAGCGCTGCTGGACGTGTCGCAGGTGGACTGTGACTACAGCGGCAGCAGCATCCGGAAGCAGCTGGAGTGCTGGTGGGAGGCCTGGGTGACGTCCACCGGCCTGCAGGTGGGCATCACCGTCACCGACAACCCCAGCATCGGGAAGACGCTGAACGAGGGGGCGCGCTCCAGCGTGCCCTGCTTCAGCCACACGGTCAACCTCATCGTCAGCGAGGCCATCAAGAGCCAGAGGATGGTCCAGAGCCTGCTGAGCACCGCCCGGAAGATCTGCGAGCGGGTGCAGCGCTCGCCCCGCGCCAAGGCCAAGCTGGCGGAGCTGCAGCGGGAGTACGGGCTGCCGCCCCACCACCTGCTGCAGGATGTGCCGTCCAGGTGGAGCACGTCCTTCCACATGCTGGAGCGGCTGCTCGAGCAGAAGCGGGCGGTGAACGCGCTGTCCGCCGAGTGCGACTTCCGGGAGCTGCTGAGCTGCGACCAGTGGGAGGTGATGCAGTCCGTGTGCCACGCCCTGAAGCCCTTCGCCGCCGCCAGCCGGGAGATGAGCGCGCACGTGTCCACGCTGAGCCAGGTCATCCCCATGATCCACATCCTCACCCGCAGGGTGGAGATGCTGTTCCAGGAGACCATGGGCATCGACACCATGCTCCGCGCCCTCAGGGAGGCCATGGTGAGCCGCCTGTCCGCCACGCTCCACGACCCCAGGTATGTGCTGGCCACCCTGCTGGACCCGCGCTacaaggcctccctgttctcCGAGGAGGAGGCGGAGCAGTGCAAGCAGGACTTGATCAGGGAGCTGGAGACGCTGGATCCTACCTCAGAGCCCACGCCCGTCCCCAGCGGCTGCGAGCCGGGCTCCCCGCCCCGGGACTGCACCGGCGAGGAGAGCCTTTGGGCACTCATGGCCAAGCTGAAGAAGAGCGAGCGCGGAGGGCGGCCCAAGGTCCCCGAGGACATGGTGCTCGCCtacctggaggaggaggtgctggAGCACAGCTGCGACCCGCTCGCCTACTGGAGCCTCAAGAGGGCCGCCTGGCCCAGCCTCTCCGCCTTGGCTGTGCGCTTCCTGGGCTGCCCCCCGAGCATCGTGCCCTCCGAGCGGCTGTTCAGCACGCCCCCCGAGAACGGCAGCTTCGGCCAATCCAGGCTCCTAATGGAGCATTTTGAGAAACTCATCTTTCTGAAAGTGAATCTTCCCTTAATATGCTTCCAGTACTGA